A stretch of Crossiella cryophila DNA encodes these proteins:
- a CDS encoding IclR family transcriptional regulator translates to MSESESSGVRSVQRAVELLALYDAEHPSRTVRELMDATGLAKTTVVRLVHTLEQCGLLWSRGDGRTVPGPALLRWAELARSTWQLPEAALALLAGLSQASGGEAVHLYVRQQRARVCIARQEGTRTLRHVVLVGAEMPLWSGAASHVLLSRADQADIAAIARQAPHENWARTLAERARAAALTGWSVSHGEREEGVSGVAAPVFGRDGQVLAALALGGPTARFTETVVAGFGALLVDSARKLTALDCIGGAG, encoded by the coding sequence GTGTCCGAATCCGAATCGTCCGGGGTGCGCAGCGTGCAGCGGGCGGTGGAACTGCTCGCGCTCTACGACGCCGAACACCCCAGCCGCACCGTGCGCGAGCTGATGGACGCCACCGGTCTGGCCAAGACGACCGTGGTCCGGCTGGTGCACACGCTGGAACAGTGCGGGCTGCTGTGGAGCCGCGGCGACGGGCGCACCGTGCCGGGTCCGGCGTTGCTGCGCTGGGCCGAACTGGCCCGCTCCACCTGGCAGCTGCCCGAGGCGGCACTGGCCCTGCTGGCCGGGCTGAGCCAGGCCAGCGGCGGCGAGGCGGTGCACCTGTACGTGCGGCAGCAGCGGGCCAGGGTGTGCATCGCCCGGCAGGAGGGCACCCGCACACTGCGGCACGTGGTCCTGGTCGGCGCGGAGATGCCGCTGTGGTCCGGCGCGGCCAGTCACGTGCTGCTGTCCAGGGCGGACCAGGCCGACATCGCGGCCATCGCCCGGCAGGCCCCGCACGAGAACTGGGCGCGGACCCTGGCCGAGCGGGCCCGTGCGGCCGCGCTGACCGGATGGTCGGTAAGCCACGGCGAACGCGAGGAGGGCGTGTCCGGGGTGGCCGCACCGGTGTTCGGGCGGGACGGTCAGGTGCTGGCCGCGCTCGCGCTGGGCGGTCCGACCGCGCGGTTCACCGAGACCGTGGTGGCCGGATTCGGTGCCCTGCTGGTGGATTCGGCCCGCAAGCTGACCGCGCTGGACTGCATTGGCGGGGCGGGCTGA
- a CDS encoding nSTAND1 domain-containing NTPase — protein MPRTEQPLGSGDDALTSFARDLRALRAAAGSPTYRELARRSHYSATTLADAAGGKRLPSLAATLAFVRACSGDAGEWESRWHRVAAELAQPDAESEKPPPVETDAPYVGLAAFQANDADRFFGRAEIVGQLIDRLAQRRFLAVFGASGAGKSSLLRAGLIATVGKGENPQPVLLMSPGRQPVEECAVQLAALTGESAAVLRAEFGRGAEHLHLRVRQALADREGVELLVVVDQFEEVFTLCPDPAERELFLAMLLHAASAPTSRVRVVLGARTDFYTHCAAHAGLVEAIQDGQVLLGPMTTEQLREAITRPAMDRGYRLENALVATVMAETAGQPGVLPLVSHALLETWRRRHGTTLTSVGYQAAGGIAHAIARTAEGSYAGFDQAQQTVAQHLFLRLTALGEGTEDTKRRLYHRELDDHPDTAHVVAALVQARLVTADQDGLEISHEALIRCWPRLHDWLAADREGLRTHRLLTEATDTWESLDRDPAALYRGVRLAQASAWAAGNGTAMTVREREFLTAAEHAREEEAAGQRRRTRRLRQLVAAVVAFAILASATAIVAFQQRATAERQRDDASFRHVLAEADRLAASDPSLSAQLNLAAHRLRPQDQSVHTRLVGTRNTPLAESLAGHVGEVFQTEFSPNGKVLATTGDDGTVRLWDVRDPANVRPWGPPLEGHKGWLITVVFSADSKLMAAGGAEGRMRVWNIADPAAPILVTSWLAGDDREARINTSAFHPDGKILATGHATGVLRLWDLSDPANPRPLGGPRIGADGELWAMVFSPDRRTLVTAGGDGPIRVWDLTGGELREVRKLAGVSVYTLAFTPDGRTVAAGSRDSSVRLWRIADGALLFNLVSGHNGAVWRVAFNRAGTVMVTAGGGGLALLWNSANPTAITGIGPPLAGTGGTVYAVGFSPDGRTVATGAGDGSVRLWSLPAEVLIGHQEPVDFALSSRDGRFTVTGAKDQSIRIWSTADGEPVRTMAELPVVNTPRRCQDCPVYFRLAKDDRLLVTLSNTSLVRLWDLTNPAEPSLLKELNLGTHFTTGIAVTPDGRTMATNETDQTSRLWDISDPRDPRQLGKLDGHEREIMVLAFRSDGRLLASSSLDRTVQLWDVSDPANPVRRGRFTMPGPVDRLAISPDGRTLAMSYREDAITLWSIADPANPRQLSTLTGHTKQVTAMVFSPDGGTLTSTSNDSTMRLWRVADPANPSALGGPISTGNNAGSVLAFRVDDRHLVVGDGTNTARLLDLDVTKAVDRICASTGQLSEQQWQRHLLDLPRRPTC, from the coding sequence ATGCCACGCACCGAACAGCCGCTCGGCTCCGGCGATGACGCGCTGACCAGCTTCGCCCGCGACCTCCGTGCCCTGCGCGCGGCCGCGGGCAGCCCGACCTATCGGGAACTCGCCCGCCGCTCGCACTACTCGGCCACCACCCTGGCCGACGCCGCAGGCGGCAAACGACTGCCCAGCCTCGCCGCGACCCTGGCCTTTGTCCGGGCCTGCTCGGGCGATGCCGGGGAATGGGAATCCCGCTGGCACCGGGTCGCGGCCGAGTTGGCCCAGCCCGATGCGGAGTCGGAAAAGCCGCCGCCGGTGGAAACCGACGCGCCCTATGTCGGCCTGGCCGCCTTCCAGGCCAATGACGCGGACCGCTTTTTCGGCCGTGCCGAGATTGTCGGACAACTCATCGACCGCCTGGCGCAACGGCGATTCCTGGCCGTCTTCGGCGCGTCAGGGGCCGGGAAATCCTCGCTGTTACGCGCGGGACTGATCGCCACCGTTGGCAAGGGGGAGAACCCGCAGCCGGTGCTGTTGATGTCGCCGGGCAGACAGCCGGTGGAGGAATGCGCGGTGCAACTGGCCGCGCTCACCGGCGAATCCGCGGCCGTGCTGCGCGCGGAGTTCGGCCGCGGCGCCGAACACCTGCACCTGCGGGTCCGGCAGGCCCTCGCCGACCGGGAGGGCGTCGAACTGCTGGTGGTGGTGGACCAGTTCGAGGAGGTCTTCACCCTCTGCCCGGACCCGGCCGAACGCGAGCTGTTCCTGGCCATGCTGTTGCACGCGGCCAGTGCGCCGACCAGCCGGGTCCGGGTGGTGCTTGGCGCGCGCACCGACTTCTACACCCACTGCGCCGCGCACGCCGGACTGGTCGAGGCCATCCAGGACGGGCAGGTGTTGCTCGGCCCGATGACCACCGAACAACTGCGCGAGGCGATCACCCGGCCGGCCATGGACCGCGGTTACCGGTTGGAGAACGCCCTGGTCGCCACCGTGATGGCCGAGACGGCCGGGCAGCCGGGAGTCTTGCCGCTGGTCTCGCACGCACTGCTGGAGACCTGGCGGCGCAGGCACGGCACCACGCTCACCTCGGTCGGCTACCAGGCCGCCGGCGGGATCGCGCACGCCATCGCGCGCACCGCCGAGGGCAGCTACGCCGGGTTCGACCAGGCCCAGCAAACCGTGGCCCAGCACCTGTTCCTGCGGCTGACCGCGCTCGGCGAGGGCACCGAGGACACCAAACGCCGCCTCTACCACCGGGAACTCGACGACCACCCGGACACCGCGCACGTGGTGGCCGCACTGGTCCAGGCCCGCCTGGTCACCGCCGACCAGGACGGCCTGGAGATCAGCCACGAGGCCCTGATCCGCTGCTGGCCCCGCCTGCACGACTGGCTGGCCGCCGACCGCGAGGGCCTGCGCACGCACCGCTTGCTCACCGAGGCCACCGACACCTGGGAATCCCTGGACCGCGATCCGGCCGCGCTCTACCGCGGCGTCCGGCTGGCCCAGGCCAGCGCCTGGGCGGCGGGCAACGGGACCGCGATGACCGTGCGGGAGCGGGAGTTCCTCACCGCGGCCGAGCACGCGCGGGAGGAGGAGGCGGCAGGGCAGCGGCGGCGGACCCGGCGGCTGCGCCAGCTGGTGGCCGCGGTGGTCGCCTTCGCGATCCTGGCCTCCGCCACCGCGATCGTGGCCTTCCAGCAACGGGCCACCGCCGAACGCCAGCGCGACGACGCGAGTTTCCGGCACGTGCTGGCCGAGGCCGACCGGCTCGCCGCGAGCGATCCCTCGCTGTCCGCGCAGCTCAACCTGGCCGCGCACCGGCTGCGCCCGCAGGATCAGAGCGTGCACACCCGGCTGGTCGGCACCCGCAACACCCCGTTGGCCGAAAGCCTGGCCGGGCACGTCGGCGAGGTGTTCCAGACCGAGTTCAGCCCGAACGGCAAGGTGCTGGCCACCACCGGTGACGACGGCACGGTCCGGCTGTGGGACGTCCGCGACCCGGCCAACGTGCGGCCGTGGGGGCCGCCGCTGGAAGGGCACAAGGGCTGGCTGATCACCGTGGTGTTCAGCGCCGACAGCAAGCTGATGGCCGCGGGCGGGGCCGAGGGCCGGATGCGGGTGTGGAACATCGCCGACCCGGCCGCGCCCATCCTGGTCACGAGCTGGCTGGCCGGTGACGACCGCGAGGCACGGATCAACACCTCCGCCTTCCACCCGGACGGGAAGATCCTGGCCACCGGGCACGCCACGGGCGTGCTGCGGCTGTGGGACCTGAGCGATCCGGCCAACCCCCGGCCGCTGGGCGGGCCGCGGATCGGCGCCGACGGCGAGCTGTGGGCGATGGTGTTCAGTCCGGACCGCCGCACCCTGGTCACCGCGGGCGGGGACGGCCCGATCCGGGTGTGGGACCTGACCGGTGGCGAACTGCGGGAGGTGCGCAAGCTGGCCGGCGTCAGCGTGTACACGCTGGCCTTCACCCCCGATGGCAGGACGGTGGCCGCCGGCAGCCGGGACTCCAGCGTGCGGCTGTGGCGGATCGCCGACGGCGCTCTGCTGTTCAACCTGGTCAGCGGGCACAACGGCGCGGTGTGGCGGGTGGCGTTCAACCGGGCGGGCACGGTGATGGTCACCGCGGGCGGGGGCGGGCTCGCCCTGCTGTGGAACTCCGCCAACCCCACCGCGATCACCGGTATCGGGCCGCCACTGGCCGGCACCGGCGGCACCGTCTACGCGGTCGGTTTCAGCCCGGACGGCCGCACCGTGGCCACCGGCGCGGGCGATGGCTCGGTGCGGCTGTGGTCATTGCCCGCTGAGGTGCTGATCGGGCACCAGGAGCCGGTGGACTTCGCGCTGTCCAGCCGGGATGGACGGTTCACCGTGACCGGGGCCAAGGACCAGTCCATCCGGATCTGGTCCACGGCCGACGGTGAGCCGGTGCGGACGATGGCCGAGCTGCCCGTGGTCAACACGCCGCGGCGGTGCCAGGACTGCCCGGTCTACTTCCGGCTGGCCAAGGACGATCGCCTGCTGGTCACCCTGAGCAACACCTCGCTGGTGCGGCTGTGGGACCTGACCAATCCGGCCGAACCGTCGCTGCTCAAGGAACTCAACCTGGGCACCCACTTCACCACCGGCATCGCGGTGACCCCGGACGGCCGCACCATGGCCACCAACGAGACCGACCAGACCAGCAGGCTGTGGGACATCAGCGATCCGCGTGACCCCCGGCAGCTCGGCAAGCTGGACGGACACGAGCGCGAGATCATGGTGCTCGCCTTCCGATCGGATGGCCGGCTGCTGGCGAGTTCGAGTCTGGACCGCACCGTGCAGCTCTGGGATGTCAGCGATCCGGCCAACCCGGTGCGGCGCGGCCGGTTCACCATGCCGGGCCCGGTGGACCGGCTGGCGATCAGCCCGGACGGCCGCACCCTGGCCATGTCCTACCGCGAGGACGCCATCACCCTGTGGTCCATCGCCGACCCGGCCAACCCGCGTCAGCTCAGCACCCTCACCGGACACACCAAACAGGTCACCGCGATGGTGTTCAGCCCCGACGGCGGCACCCTGACCAGCACCAGCAACGACAGCACGATGCGGCTGTGGCGGGTGGCCGATCCGGCCAACCCCAGCGCGCTTGGCGGTCCGATAAGCACCGGGAACAACGCGGGTTCGGTGCTCGCCTTCCGCGTCGACGACCGGCACCTGGTCGTCGGCGACGGCACGAACACCGCGCGGCTGCTGGACCTGGACGTGACCAAGGCGGTGGACCGGATCTGCGCCAGCACCGGGCAGCTGTCCGAACAGCAGTGGCAGCGGCACCTGCTGGACCTGCCGCGCCGCCCTACCTGTTAG
- a CDS encoding GNAT family N-acetyltransferase, with amino-acid sequence MDPLAWPLTLTGHGLVLREWDDADLEVMADLLDHPEIHENTPIPSPFDPADYLAMIRRTRAEDNRLHLAITTDGKAALGLAFLAPSRAEAGYVVGPAHRGQGLAVRTTRVLTEFGHDVLGLNELRLRINTTNEPSKGVARSAGYQLAPGEPERLERDGEVVFLEIWTHQAD; translated from the coding sequence GTGGACCCCTTGGCCTGGCCCCTCACCCTCACCGGCCACGGCCTGGTACTCCGCGAATGGGACGACGCCGACCTGGAAGTGATGGCCGACCTCCTGGACCACCCCGAAATCCACGAGAACACCCCCATCCCCAGCCCCTTCGACCCGGCTGACTACCTGGCGATGATCCGCCGCACGCGCGCCGAGGACAATCGGCTGCACCTGGCGATCACGACGGATGGCAAGGCGGCGCTGGGGTTGGCTTTTCTGGCGCCGAGTCGGGCTGAGGCGGGGTATGTGGTGGGGCCTGCGCATCGGGGGCAGGGGTTGGCGGTGCGGACTACTCGGGTGTTGACGGAGTTTGGGCATGATGTGTTGGGGTTGAACGAACTCCGGTTGCGGATCAATACGACGAATGAGCCGAGTAAGGGGGTTGCTCGGTCGGCGGGGTATCAGTTGGCGCCGGGGGAGCCGGAGCGGTTGGAACGGGATGGCGAGGTTGTGTTCCTGGAGATCTGGACCCACCAGGCGGACTAG
- a CDS encoding tetratricopeptide repeat protein, translated as MTDRQFAFGSGHSRIQQAGRDIVNHYAAGEEPPRISPPRRVSAAARMLFGTHPPVPLGRPTTWLRPDADIVPVQPRPEVDELRRWCVEQGRSRLRLVCGRGGQGKTQLGRQLTGQLRELGWLAGFLDAAGTRWPEIEAALGSKPVQRVDTLLVLDYAENQALTLNRLADLVRRSPRVRVLLLARHEGGWWRDLVDEPAWSGMVDPVALPLGSLTDQLPPDRVRAVHGEAARCFSDRLGRAVPELSWHERRCTTTLDLYADALLQVLDAESPVRSGVPDDPVADVLAHERRHVRQVLRAEGVVVSAADLDWMLLAAYLVPAGTLVEAVTALEALPLLEEVDLAKVARVLGGLYPDEAGGVWAPPRPDRLADTHVLAVAAGSVSDGDWVEAAVALCGNDEQPVRLLLRCLSTPRADLVAIRRVEQAVGELVVRQPQTCLLPVILAEPRRFEAEILQAVRPNGLDLADLQNIDYVLDSLDLSVARANVTLAISTRLVAETTPGEGASDEEYFWYACTLNRLSSGLMTVGLDQQALAASEQAVTILKQVADINPDIYLTALATALSSHSVDLSVAGRLPEALIAAAESVQIYRKLAEQDPGSFLPDLASGLGSLGVSLSHVDRVQEALAHIEESISIYRRLAHDNPAHLHGLARSMYCLGTNLAEVGRSEEALAASAEAVELYRQLVVSNSDAYLPQLATSLIMFAQARVITSLELPIALTAATEAIDLCRLLAGQLPQRYAGYLALANQILTDIRGKL; from the coding sequence GTGACCGACCGGCAGTTCGCGTTCGGGTCCGGCCATTCCCGGATCCAGCAAGCCGGACGCGACATCGTCAACCACTACGCCGCTGGCGAGGAGCCACCACGGATCAGTCCACCGCGGCGAGTCAGTGCGGCCGCCCGGATGCTGTTCGGCACCCACCCGCCGGTGCCGCTGGGGCGGCCGACGACGTGGTTGCGGCCGGACGCGGACATCGTGCCGGTGCAGCCTCGGCCGGAGGTGGACGAGTTGCGGCGGTGGTGTGTCGAGCAGGGCCGGTCGCGGTTGCGGTTGGTGTGTGGGCGGGGTGGGCAGGGCAAGACGCAGTTGGGGCGGCAGCTCACCGGGCAGTTGCGGGAGTTGGGGTGGCTGGCGGGGTTCCTGGACGCGGCTGGGACGCGGTGGCCGGAGATCGAGGCGGCGCTGGGGAGTAAGCCGGTGCAGCGGGTGGATACGTTGCTGGTGCTGGATTACGCGGAGAACCAGGCCCTGACGTTGAATCGGTTGGCGGACTTGGTGCGTCGGTCGCCTCGGGTGCGGGTGTTGTTGCTGGCGCGACATGAGGGTGGGTGGTGGCGGGATCTGGTGGATGAGCCCGCGTGGTCGGGGATGGTGGATCCGGTGGCGTTGCCGTTGGGGTCGTTGACTGATCAGTTGCCGCCGGATCGGGTTCGCGCGGTGCATGGTGAGGCGGCGCGGTGTTTTTCGGATCGGTTGGGGCGTGCGGTGCCTGAGTTGTCGTGGCATGAGCGGCGGTGTACGACGACGTTGGATTTGTACGCTGATGCGTTGCTTCAGGTGCTTGATGCTGAGTCGCCGGTGCGGAGCGGGGTGCCGGATGATCCGGTGGCGGATGTCCTTGCGCATGAACGGCGGCATGTGCGGCAGGTGTTGCGTGCCGAGGGTGTTGTGGTGTCGGCGGCTGATCTTGACTGGATGTTGCTGGCGGCTTATCTGGTTCCGGCGGGCACCTTGGTTGAGGCGGTGACGGCGTTGGAAGCGTTGCCGTTGCTGGAGGAGGTTGATCTCGCGAAGGTTGCGCGGGTGTTGGGTGGGTTGTATCCGGATGAAGCGGGTGGGGTTTGGGCGCCGCCGCGTCCGGATCGGTTGGCAGATACGCATGTGCTGGCGGTGGCAGCGGGTTCGGTGTCCGATGGGGATTGGGTTGAGGCCGCGGTTGCCTTGTGCGGCAACGATGAGCAGCCGGTCCGGTTGTTGTTGCGATGTTTGTCCACACCGCGAGCCGACCTGGTTGCGATTCGCCGGGTCGAGCAAGCGGTGGGCGAGTTGGTGGTCCGGCAGCCGCAGACCTGTTTGCTGCCGGTGATCCTGGCCGAGCCACGGCGGTTCGAGGCGGAGATCCTCCAGGCCGTGCGACCGAATGGTCTCGACCTCGCTGACCTCCAGAACATCGACTACGTCCTGGATTCCCTGGACTTGTCCGTGGCACGGGCAAATGTCACGTTGGCCATCTCGACCCGGCTGGTCGCCGAGACAACACCCGGCGAGGGTGCAAGCGACGAGGAGTACTTCTGGTATGCCTGCACACTGAACCGGCTCAGCTCTGGGCTGATGACAGTTGGGCTGGATCAGCAGGCCCTGGCCGCCAGCGAACAGGCGGTGACGATCCTGAAACAGGTCGCGGACATCAATCCCGATATCTACCTGACCGCACTCGCGACGGCATTGAGCAGCCACAGCGTCGATCTGTCGGTTGCGGGGCGACTACCCGAGGCGTTGATCGCGGCCGCCGAATCAGTCCAGATCTATCGTAAGCTGGCCGAACAGGATCCTGGCAGCTTCCTGCCCGACCTCGCTAGTGGTCTGGGAAGCCTTGGCGTCAGTCTTTCCCATGTGGATCGGGTCCAGGAGGCACTAGCCCACATCGAGGAATCCATCTCGATCTACCGCAGGCTGGCGCACGACAACCCTGCCCATCTCCATGGCCTTGCCCGGTCGATGTATTGCCTTGGTACCAACCTGGCGGAGGTTGGCCGATCTGAGGAGGCCCTCGCAGCAAGTGCGGAGGCCGTCGAGCTGTACCGGCAGCTCGTGGTGAGCAACAGCGACGCCTACCTGCCCCAGCTGGCGACCTCGTTGATCATGTTTGCCCAGGCCAGGGTCATCACCTCACTCGAGTTGCCCATAGCACTCACCGCCGCCACAGAAGCGATTGATCTCTGCCGGTTGCTGGCCGGGCAGCTCCCGCAGCGCTACGCCGGCTATCTGGCGCTGGCGAACCAGATCCTGACCGACATCCGAGGGAAGCTCTAG
- a CDS encoding citryl-CoA lyase: protein MSGEHSPVTDWWSTAITRIRPGEILLRGYPVEQLIGRLTFTDQIWLMLRGDLPTPAQSRLLEAALVAAVDHGPQAPSIAAARMAATCGVGLNSAVATGVGLLGDVHGGAGQQCVHLLHRVIAGENPTDLVALHREAGKHLPGFGHRFHPHDPRRDPLLAQVQSAVDAGEVPGNALAAGLALEKALAAGRSKPIPMNIDGATAIIYAELGFPAELARGLFLLSRSVGILAHAWEEKEGGARIKGPLPKPLLAGYHGKPYRDLDRP, encoded by the coding sequence ATGAGCGGCGAACACAGCCCGGTCACCGACTGGTGGTCCACCGCGATCACCCGCATCCGCCCCGGCGAGATCCTGCTCCGCGGCTACCCCGTCGAACAACTCATCGGCCGGCTCACCTTCACCGACCAGATCTGGCTGATGCTGCGCGGCGACCTGCCCACCCCCGCCCAGTCCCGCCTGCTGGAAGCGGCCCTGGTCGCCGCCGTCGACCACGGCCCGCAAGCCCCCTCCATCGCCGCCGCCCGGATGGCCGCCACCTGCGGAGTCGGCCTGAACTCGGCGGTGGCCACCGGAGTCGGCCTGCTCGGCGACGTACACGGTGGTGCGGGCCAGCAATGCGTCCACCTGCTGCACCGCGTCATCGCAGGCGAAAACCCCACCGACCTGGTCGCCCTGCACCGCGAAGCCGGGAAACACCTCCCCGGCTTCGGCCACCGCTTCCACCCACACGACCCCCGCCGCGACCCACTGCTGGCCCAGGTCCAGTCCGCCGTCGACGCGGGCGAGGTCCCCGGCAACGCCCTCGCCGCCGGCCTGGCCCTGGAAAAAGCCCTGGCAGCAGGCAGATCCAAACCGATCCCGATGAACATCGACGGCGCCACCGCCATCATCTACGCCGAACTGGGCTTCCCAGCCGAACTGGCCCGCGGCCTGTTCCTGCTCTCCCGCAGCGTCGGCATCCTGGCCCACGCCTGGGAGGAAAAAGAAGGCGGAGCCCGCATCAAGGGCCCCCTGCCCAAACCCTTACTGGCCGGTTACCACGGCAAGCCGTACCGTGATCTTGACCGACCCTGA
- a CDS encoding MFS transporter has product MIRPRVALAAVLGTTVEWYDFALYGTAAALVFNKLYFPGSDPLVGTVLAYGTFAIGFLARPLGGAYFGERGDTKGRKNVLVATLLLMGVATTGIGLLPTYGQIGLAAPVLLTLLRFVQGFAAGGEKTGALIILFENSPPKWRGFLTSLPAIGTGTGTLLSTGAFALVTATLSEEDFLSWGWRVPFLLGAALTLFGLWIRRSIDETEEFKRAGVPAPTVRRPLRERLAQSRFMEAWRRYPRQMLIVICAGAGENAGFYVFGTFSVAYAQDRQLPTAALLTGISIAAAVKLITVPAFGALSDRIGRRPVSIGGALVLLAAAWPFFQLLDGGQTWAIWLALLITLGIGQSAILGSQPAFFAELFDTKVRFSAVGVANNIGTVLTGGLAPLLATALLLWFDHNVFGVVVFVALMSGLTAVTVALAPETRHVEPAPAAVPTNR; this is encoded by the coding sequence ATGATTCGTCCCAGGGTGGCCCTGGCCGCGGTGCTCGGCACCACCGTGGAGTGGTACGACTTCGCGCTCTACGGCACCGCCGCGGCCCTGGTCTTCAACAAGCTCTACTTCCCCGGCAGCGACCCACTGGTCGGCACCGTGCTCGCCTACGGCACCTTCGCCATCGGCTTCCTGGCCCGCCCACTCGGCGGCGCCTACTTCGGTGAACGCGGGGACACCAAGGGGCGCAAGAACGTCCTGGTCGCCACGCTGTTGCTGATGGGGGTGGCCACCACCGGGATCGGCCTGCTGCCCACCTACGGACAGATCGGCCTGGCCGCGCCGGTCCTGTTGACCCTGCTGCGTTTCGTGCAGGGTTTCGCCGCCGGCGGGGAGAAGACCGGAGCGCTGATCATCCTGTTCGAGAACTCACCGCCGAAGTGGCGCGGCTTCCTCACCTCACTGCCCGCGATCGGCACCGGCACCGGAACCCTGTTGTCCACCGGTGCTTTCGCACTGGTCACCGCGACACTGTCCGAAGAGGACTTTCTCTCCTGGGGCTGGCGGGTGCCGTTCCTGCTGGGGGCCGCGCTGACCCTGTTCGGCCTGTGGATCCGCCGCTCCATCGACGAGACCGAGGAGTTCAAACGCGCCGGGGTGCCCGCGCCCACGGTCCGCCGTCCGCTGCGGGAACGCCTGGCGCAGAGCAGGTTCATGGAGGCATGGCGCCGCTACCCGCGACAGATGCTGATCGTCATCTGCGCGGGCGCCGGTGAGAACGCCGGGTTCTACGTCTTCGGCACCTTCTCCGTGGCCTACGCCCAGGACCGCCAGCTGCCCACCGCCGCCCTGCTCACCGGCATCTCCATCGCCGCCGCGGTCAAGCTGATCACCGTGCCCGCCTTCGGCGCGCTGTCGGACCGGATCGGCCGCCGCCCGGTCTCCATCGGCGGCGCGCTGGTGCTGCTGGCCGCGGCCTGGCCGTTCTTCCAGCTGCTCGACGGCGGTCAGACCTGGGCGATCTGGCTGGCACTGCTGATCACCCTTGGCATCGGCCAGTCCGCGATCCTGGGCTCCCAGCCCGCGTTCTTCGCCGAACTCTTCGACACCAAGGTGCGCTTCAGCGCGGTCGGCGTGGCCAACAACATCGGCACCGTGCTCACCGGCGGCCTGGCCCCGCTGCTGGCCACCGCGCTGCTGTTGTGGTTCGACCACAACGTCTTCGGCGTGGTGGTGTTCGTGGCGCTGATGAGCGGGCTGACCGCGGTCACCGTGGCGCTGGCCCCGGAAACCCGGCACGTCGAACCGGCGCCCGCGGCCGTGCCGACTAACAGGTAG
- a CDS encoding CaiB/BaiF CoA transferase family protein produces the protein MAALLAGVRVLDLTTVLAGPFACYQLALQGAEVIKVEVPGTGDLARQLGADRGLSEDLLGASFLAQNAGKRSLTINLKDAEGRAALLRAVAEADVLVENYRPGVMDRLDLGWDVLRAANPGLVYCAISGFGQTGPMRSRPAYDQIVQGLSGMMSVTGTPEVTPLRAGFPVADTLGGLVAAYAVTAALLRRERTGEGAFLDVSMLESALTAMGWVTSNYLITGHNPEPIGNENFTAAPSGTFATADGHLNIAANRQQQFATLSRLLGREDLLSDNRFTHPVDRKAHREQLRTELEPALAQRTAKEWEEILSDAGVPAARVLSVPDALGLEQLAAREFVHRLPFPDGRDRALDVLGSPVRVDGESARPLSPPPLLGEHTREVLAELGYPPEEIDRLRERGAV, from the coding sequence ATGGCCGCGTTGCTGGCCGGGGTGCGGGTGCTGGACCTGACCACGGTGCTGGCCGGACCGTTCGCCTGCTACCAGCTGGCCCTGCAGGGTGCGGAGGTGATCAAGGTCGAGGTGCCCGGCACCGGCGACCTGGCCCGCCAGCTCGGCGCGGACCGCGGCCTCTCCGAGGACCTCCTGGGCGCCTCCTTTCTGGCGCAGAACGCGGGCAAGCGGTCGCTCACGATCAACCTCAAGGACGCCGAGGGCCGGGCGGCACTGCTGCGCGCGGTGGCCGAGGCCGATGTGCTGGTGGAGAACTACCGGCCCGGCGTGATGGACCGGCTCGACCTGGGCTGGGATGTGTTGCGGGCAGCCAATCCCGGCCTGGTCTACTGCGCGATCTCCGGCTTCGGCCAGACCGGCCCGATGCGCTCCCGGCCCGCCTACGACCAGATCGTGCAGGGCCTCAGCGGCATGATGAGCGTGACCGGCACCCCCGAGGTCACCCCGCTGCGCGCCGGCTTCCCGGTCGCCGACACCCTCGGCGGCCTGGTCGCCGCCTACGCCGTCACCGCCGCGCTGCTGCGCCGGGAACGCACCGGCGAGGGCGCGTTCCTGGACGTGTCCATGCTGGAGTCCGCGCTCACCGCGATGGGCTGGGTCACCTCGAACTACCTCATCACCGGCCACAACCCCGAGCCGATCGGCAACGAGAACTTTACCGCCGCCCCGTCGGGCACCTTCGCCACCGCCGACGGCCACCTCAACATCGCCGCCAACCGCCAGCAACAGTTCGCCACCCTGTCCCGACTACTCGGTCGGGAGGATCTATTGAGTGACAACCGTTTCACCCACCCGGTGGACCGCAAGGCACACCGAGAGCAACTCCGCACCGAACTCGAACCCGCCCTCGCCCAACGCACCGCCAAGGAGTGGGAGGAGATCCTCTCCGACGCCGGGGTGCCGGCCGCCCGGGTGCTGTCCGTGCCGGATGCCCTTGGCCTGGAACAACTCGCGGCCCGCGAGTTCGTGCACCGGCTGCCGTTCCCGGACGGCCGGGACCGCGCGCTGGACGTGCTGGGCAGCCCGGTCCGGGTCGACGGCGAGTCCGCCCGCCCGCTGTCCCCGCCGCCACTGCTGGGCGAGCACACCCGGGAAGTGCTGGCGGAACTGGGCTATCCACCCGAGGAGATCGACCGGCTCCGAGAGCGAGGCGCGGTATGA